The DNA window TGGCTTCGCATCACGGTGGCAGTTTTATAATTTCGCCATGTTGACGCTAATCTGGCGTCAAAAAACGCAATTTATGCGAAGTCGGCGTATGGGGGCATAGCCTATCAGCGAGGCGTGAAAGCGTCATTTGCTGTTTTCATGCAGGCAGTGACAGGGGATTGCGTATGAACGCCGCGAGCCCTTGCCCCGAGGGCTCGCATGCCGGGTTATCAGTCCGGTTGCTGGCGGTGTCGCTCGCGAAAGCGTTTCAGGCGTTCCAGCCGTTCACGTTCTATTGCCTGCCCCAGTTCGGCGCCTTGCAGGCCTTGCTCCAGCAGGGGCTGGACGGCCACCTCACGCGCCTGTGCCGCGGCTTGCAGCAGGTAGGCGCTCTGGGGGTAAGGGCGTTCCTCCAGACCCAGGCGACCACGGGCATCCATTTCGCAGGCTGCGACGAATTCACTGAAGCGCTGCGGGCGGCGGAAGGTGTCGAAGCGCTGTAGTAGCTCCAGCAGGGTCGTGGCCTTGAGTTCCAGTGCGCGGTGGCAATGGGTGTGCAGTTCCGTCGTCAACAGGGCCAGTTCGGCGAATTCGCGAGGCACCCTGTAGCGCTGGTTGATAGATTTCACCAGGCGCACGCCCCTGTGTTCGTGGGCGATATGGTGCGGCCATTCCGCCTCGGGCGTCAGGCCCTTGCCGACATCGTGCAGCAGGCAGGCCCAGCGGACGCCCAACGGTTGTTCATGGTGCGCACATTGACGCAGTGCCATAAGGGTGTGGACGCCGGTATCCACTTCCGGGTGGTGGGTGGCCGTCTGTGGCACACCGAACAGCGCATCCACCTCGGGCAGTAGTGCATGCAGGGCACCGCAGTCGCGCAGCGCCTGGATGAACAGGTCCGGGCGCGGTTCCATCAGGGCGCGGGAGATTTCCTTCCAGCAGCGCTCGGCGGTCAGTGCCGAAAGCTCGCCCGATTCGGCCAGTTGGCGCATCAGGGCCAGAGTTTCCGGGGCGATGCTGAACCCCAGTGGTGCATAGCGTGCGAGAAAGCGCGCGACACGCAGCACCCGCAGCGGGTCTTCGGCGAAGGCGGGCGAGACATGCCGCAGCAGGCGCGCCTGCAGGTCGCGTTGTCCGCCATAGGGGTCGATCAAGTGGCCCTGGTCATCCTCGGCGATGGCGTTGATGGTGAGGTCGCGGCGGATCAGGTCCTGTTCCAGCGTGACCTCCGGGCTGGCATGGAAGACGAAGCCGCCATAGCCCGTGCCGCTCTTGCGCTCGGTGCGTGCCAGGGCATATTCCTCGCCGCTCTCCGGGTGCAGGAAGACCGGGAAGTCGGACCCGACCGGACGAAAGCCCTGCGCCAGCATTTCCTCGGCGCTGGCGCCCACCACGACCCAGTCCACTTCACTCACATCGCGACCCAGCAAACGGTCGCGCACGGCGCCACCGACTCTATAAATCTGCATAACCACCTCCGGAGCGGGGAAGGATAGAGCCCGCGAGGCGAAGCGCAAAGGGCTGGCGAAGCGGATTCATGCGGGTTGGCGGGCGCGGGGCGGATGCGCTGGGCGGTCGAGGCGGCTTTCGATGTGGTTTGTTGAAAATCATTGTCACCTGGAATAGCCTGCCGCCTTCCTTGCCTCCGGTGACATCCCAAGACATGTCGGACCTTTCCGATCCCCGCCTGCTGGCACACGAATTCCAGTTGCATACGCGAGAGTTGCGGCACTACCTCGCTCGTCAATTGGGCAGCCATGAGATCGCTGCTGACCTGTGCCAGGAGATTTACCTGCGCCTGAGTCGTAACCCTCCACAGGACACGGTGGAAAATGCCCGTGCACTGTTCTTCCGGGTCGCGCGCAACCTGCTGATCGACTATCGCCGGCAGCAACAGGCACGGCCGTTGGCCGAGGCGCTGGACGAACAGATCGAGTCGAGCGCTCCCGGGCCGGAGCTGCAAGCCATGCAGCAACAGCAACTGGAGTGCCTGCAACGCGCCCTGGCCGGTCTGCCCCTGCACTTGCGTCAGGCGCTGTTGTGGAATCGCTTCGAGGGACTGACCCAGCGGGAAATCGGCGAGCGCCTGGGCGTGTCGGAAAGCATGGCGGGGCGTTATGTCGTCAAGGCCATCGAGTACTGCCAGCAATGGATGGGGGAGAGCCTGTGAGCGAGAGCCGTGATGACGCGATCCAGGCTGAAGCGCGGGAGTGGCTGGTACTGCTCAACTCAGGGCGTGCCACACCCGCGCAGCGGCAGGCACTGCAGGCCTGGTGCGATGCTGATCCTCTACACGCACAGGCATGGGCGCGGCAGCAAGCGTTCTGGGCGTTGCTGGGGCAATTGCCGCAGTCCCAGCAGGCGTCGTTGCTGGAGCCACCTGTACCACGCCGACGCTTGCGGCGGTTCCTGCTGCCCGCCCTGGCTGCCTGCCTGGTGCTGGCCTTCCTGCTGCCGCCATCGTTCTGGTTGCGCGGGTGGGCGGATCATTACGTCCCTGTGGGGGAGCGCCTGACCCTGACTCTGGAGGATGGCAGCGTTCTCAGGCTCAACGGCGGCAGCGCCATCGACTGGCGGCAGGACGGGGCG is part of the Pseudomonas sp. ABC1 genome and encodes:
- a CDS encoding RNA polymerase sigma factor, producing the protein MSDLSDPRLLAHEFQLHTRELRHYLARQLGSHEIAADLCQEIYLRLSRNPPQDTVENARALFFRVARNLLIDYRRQQQARPLAEALDEQIESSAPGPELQAMQQQQLECLQRALAGLPLHLRQALLWNRFEGLTQREIGERLGVSESMAGRYVVKAIEYCQQWMGESL
- a CDS encoding multifunctional CCA addition/repair protein codes for the protein MQIYRVGGAVRDRLLGRDVSEVDWVVVGASAEEMLAQGFRPVGSDFPVFLHPESGEEYALARTERKSGTGYGGFVFHASPEVTLEQDLIRRDLTINAIAEDDQGHLIDPYGGQRDLQARLLRHVSPAFAEDPLRVLRVARFLARYAPLGFSIAPETLALMRQLAESGELSALTAERCWKEISRALMEPRPDLFIQALRDCGALHALLPEVDALFGVPQTATHHPEVDTGVHTLMALRQCAHHEQPLGVRWACLLHDVGKGLTPEAEWPHHIAHEHRGVRLVKSINQRYRVPREFAELALLTTELHTHCHRALELKATTLLELLQRFDTFRRPQRFSEFVAACEMDARGRLGLEERPYPQSAYLLQAAAQAREVAVQPLLEQGLQGAELGQAIERERLERLKRFRERHRQQPD